One Halarcobacter ebronensis genomic window carries:
- a CDS encoding EAL domain-containing protein, whose protein sequence is MISKFKDELILLLSILIIIPILTSINIFELLYAFSREYERYQVDELLIIVLAILVCLSVYSFKKTFDLKKTKNVLFNYSEKDMLTSLKNRNAFFKIPEENKKYLVLINIIDFTIFNKHLGFKKADQLLKKAAITLNKILEKEIGEELYRIYGDEFAFYCDCENIEKVLESIKNRFEKRLFGIEGYKFYIHLNLAYSSTSPKYLTSCEALLSTRKSIVKSIKEYSKDNEISCNNSLDMLNTIRISLENSQVIPVYQGIYDNNSNTTYKYETLARIKKDGKLISPYEFIDISKRFKLYHKITHRIIENAFDDFKDSQCEFSINLSYIDIVNENTCNFIFSMLKKNPQIAKRLTIEFLETENISDYDLLIEFTKKIKEYGTKVALDDFGAGYSNWNNIIKLKPNYIKIDGSIIQNLIGNDKNINFIKLIVEFSKMNEIKTIAEYVDSQELANLIKELKIDYSQGFLFAQPQERALIKL, encoded by the coding sequence ATGATATCCAAATTTAAAGATGAACTTATTCTACTACTCTCAATCTTAATAATAATTCCTATTTTAACTTCTATAAATATTTTTGAACTGCTTTATGCTTTCTCAAGAGAGTATGAAAGATACCAAGTGGATGAACTTCTTATTATTGTATTGGCAATTTTAGTGTGCCTTTCAGTCTACTCTTTTAAAAAAACTTTTGATTTAAAAAAAACTAAAAATGTCTTATTCAACTACAGTGAAAAGGATATGTTGACAAGTTTGAAAAATAGAAATGCCTTTTTCAAAATTCCGGAAGAGAATAAAAAATATTTGGTACTTATAAATATTATAGACTTTACAATTTTTAATAAACATTTAGGTTTTAAAAAAGCGGATCAACTACTAAAAAAAGCAGCAATAACTTTAAATAAAATACTTGAAAAGGAGATAGGGGAAGAGTTATACAGAATCTATGGTGATGAATTTGCTTTTTATTGTGATTGTGAAAATATTGAAAAGGTTTTAGAATCAATTAAAAATAGATTTGAGAAGAGGCTATTTGGTATTGAAGGCTATAAATTTTATATTCACTTAAATCTAGCATACTCTTCTACAAGCCCAAAATATTTAACTTCTTGTGAAGCTCTTTTATCAACAAGAAAATCAATTGTAAAGAGTATAAAAGAGTATAGCAAAGATAATGAAATATCTTGCAATAATTCCCTTGATATGTTAAACACTATTAGAATCTCTTTAGAAAATAGTCAAGTGATCCCTGTATATCAAGGAATATATGACAATAACTCAAATACTACATACAAATACGAGACATTAGCCAGAATTAAAAAAGATGGAAAACTAATCTCTCCTTATGAGTTTATTGATATCTCAAAAAGATTTAAACTTTACCATAAAATTACACACAGAATAATAGAGAATGCCTTTGATGATTTTAAAGATTCACAATGTGAGTTTTCAATAAATCTTTCATATATTGATATAGTTAATGAAAATACTTGTAACTTTATCTTTTCTATGTTGAAAAAAAATCCTCAAATTGCAAAAAGATTAACTATAGAGTTTCTTGAAACTGAAAATATATCTGATTATGATTTATTAATTGAATTTACAAAAAAAATAAAAGAGTATGGAACAAAAGTTGCTTTAGATGATTTTGGAGCTGGATACTCAAACTGGAATAATATAATAAAACTCAAACCAAACTATATTAAAATAGATGGAAGTATTATCCAAAATCTAATTGGAAATGATAAAAACATAAACTTTATAAAACTAATTGTTGAATTTTCAAAAATGAATGAGATAAAAACAATTGCTGAGTATGTTGATTCACAAGAGTTGGCAAATCTTATAAAAGAGCTTAAAATTGACTATTCGCAAGGATTTTTATTTGCTCAACCGCAAGAGAGAGCACTTATAAAACTATAA
- a CDS encoding thiamine pyrophosphate-dependent enzyme, giving the protein MGDQKVIKNLKTFSTSAERFEGSHVLCPGCAHSIIVREVLNATNDNLVVSAATGCLEVCTAIYPHTSWDCSWIHIGFENASTAIAGAEAMNKALRNKGRISADTPQPKFVAFGGDGATYDIGFQWISGCFERGHDMMYVCLDNEVYANTGGQRSSSTPIGASTTTAPAGSTSYGEKQVKKDMLQIMAAHGSPYVAQVAPNKWKDMVKKIQTGFATKGPVFINAMSACTTEWKFQPHQTIEASDLAVDSLVFPLYEIVNGTELNITYRPKNIVPVRDYLAFQPRFKHLFKPENEHIIEEWQKRVNEKWEYLQRREEARV; this is encoded by the coding sequence ATGGGTGATCAAAAAGTAATTAAAAACTTAAAAACGTTTTCAACTTCGGCTGAAAGATTTGAGGGTTCTCACGTTTTATGTCCAGGGTGTGCGCACTCTATTATTGTAAGAGAGGTTTTAAATGCAACAAATGACAACCTTGTAGTTTCTGCTGCAACTGGTTGTTTAGAAGTTTGTACAGCTATTTATCCTCATACTTCATGGGACTGTTCTTGGATTCATATTGGATTTGAAAATGCTTCAACTGCAATTGCTGGAGCTGAAGCTATGAATAAGGCACTTAGAAACAAAGGAAGAATTAGTGCAGATACTCCACAACCAAAATTTGTTGCATTTGGTGGAGATGGTGCTACTTATGATATTGGTTTCCAATGGATCTCTGGATGTTTTGAAAGAGGTCACGATATGATGTATGTTTGTTTAGATAATGAAGTTTATGCAAACACAGGAGGACAAAGATCTTCTTCTACTCCTATTGGAGCATCAACAACAACTGCACCTGCTGGTTCAACATCTTACGGTGAAAAACAAGTAAAAAAAGATATGCTTCAAATTATGGCAGCTCATGGCTCACCTTATGTGGCACAAGTTGCTCCAAATAAATGGAAAGATATGGTTAAAAAAATCCAAACAGGATTTGCAACAAAAGGTCCTGTATTTATAAATGCAATGAGTGCATGTACAACAGAGTGGAAGTTTCAACCTCATCAAACAATTGAAGCTTCAGATTTAGCTGTTGATTCACTTGTATTTCCACTTTATGAGATAGTAAATGGAACTGAACTAAATATTACTTATAGACCAAAAAATATTGTTCCAGTTAGAGATTATTTAGCATTCCAACCTAGATTTAAACACCTTTTTAAACCAGAAAATGAACATATCATTGAAGAGTGGCAAAAAAGAGTTAATGAGAAATGGGAATATTTACAAAGAAGAGAAGAGGCAAGAGTATAA
- a CDS encoding 2-oxoacid:ferredoxin oxidoreductase subunit alpha, whose translation MNRKEMELNSVEVWDGNTCNAQAFRQASVDVVAAYPITPSTNTVENYATFHANGYVDGEFIMVESEHAAMSACVGAAAAGGRVATATSSQGCALMVEVLYQCAGMRLPAVLCLVNRALAAPLNVNGDHSDMYLTRDAGWIQLDSFNAQEAYDLTLMSFKIGEHKDVRLPVISNQDGFLTSHTAQTVRPLPDKVAYDFIGDYVQVNAMLDFSKPVTHGVQTEHDWHFEHKAKQHAALQGALPIVEEIFKEFKKLTGREYNLVETHKMDDAEVAIVCLGTTYETATIAADELREQGIKAGVIAPRLFRPFPLVQLAQKLQNVKALACMDRSAPGGTVGALYNEVAGALFNTPARPVLRNLIYGLGGRDITVNELKEIFTDLQNDAKNGKLTGKIQRLHGVRGPELSFYEL comes from the coding sequence ATGAATAGAAAAGAGATGGAATTAAACAGCGTTGAAGTATGGGATGGAAATACCTGTAACGCACAAGCATTTAGACAAGCTAGTGTTGATGTAGTTGCTGCATACCCTATTACTCCTTCTACTAATACAGTTGAAAACTATGCAACATTTCATGCAAATGGATATGTTGATGGTGAGTTTATTATGGTTGAATCAGAACATGCTGCAATGTCTGCATGTGTTGGTGCAGCAGCAGCTGGAGGAAGAGTTGCAACAGCTACTTCATCGCAAGGTTGTGCTCTTATGGTTGAAGTTTTATACCAATGTGCTGGTATGAGATTACCTGCTGTTTTATGTTTAGTAAATAGAGCACTTGCAGCTCCACTAAATGTAAATGGTGACCATTCTGATATGTATTTAACAAGAGATGCAGGTTGGATTCAACTTGACTCTTTTAATGCACAAGAGGCTTATGATTTAACACTTATGTCATTTAAAATTGGAGAGCACAAAGATGTTAGACTTCCAGTTATCTCAAATCAAGATGGATTTTTAACTTCACACACAGCCCAAACAGTAAGACCCCTTCCAGATAAAGTTGCTTATGATTTTATTGGAGATTATGTACAAGTTAATGCAATGTTAGACTTTTCTAAACCAGTTACGCATGGAGTTCAAACAGAACATGACTGGCATTTTGAACACAAAGCAAAACAACATGCAGCTCTACAAGGTGCACTTCCAATAGTTGAAGAGATATTTAAAGAGTTCAAAAAGTTAACAGGAAGAGAGTACAACCTAGTTGAAACTCATAAAATGGATGATGCAGAAGTTGCAATAGTTTGTTTAGGAACTACTTATGAAACTGCAACAATTGCAGCTGATGAATTAAGAGAACAAGGGATTAAAGCTGGAGTTATAGCACCTAGACTATTTAGACCTTTTCCATTAGTTCAATTAGCTCAAAAATTACAAAATGTTAAAGCTCTTGCATGTATGGATAGATCTGCTCCTGGTGGAACTGTTGGGGCTTTATATAATGAAGTTGCTGGAGCTCTATTTAATACTCCTGCAAGACCAGTACTTAGAAACTTAATCTATGGGCTTGGTGGTAGAGATATTACTGTTAATGAATTAAAAGAGATATTTACTGATTTACAAAATGATGCAAAAAATGGTAAATTAACTGGAAAAATCCAAAGACTTCATGGAGTTAGAGGACCAGAATTAAGCTTTTATGAGCTGTAA
- a CDS encoding 4Fe-4S dicluster-binding protein, with the protein MSKSIKEMGWDELVPGAALFSFNANVDYLMAETQPEDRIYAETNSKNAYVGDWRVFKPVWNSELCIDCQNCWLFCPDTAIISRNKEMVGVDYDHCKGCGICVEVCPTNPKSLLMFNEIEKNEDALTKWPEKKKKGEEE; encoded by the coding sequence ATGAGTAAATCTATAAAAGAGATGGGTTGGGACGAATTAGTTCCAGGAGCTGCACTATTTTCATTTAATGCAAATGTAGATTATCTAATGGCTGAAACTCAACCAGAAGATAGAATATATGCAGAAACAAACTCAAAAAATGCATATGTTGGAGATTGGAGAGTTTTTAAACCAGTTTGGAATAGTGAGCTTTGTATTGACTGTCAAAACTGTTGGTTGTTCTGTCCAGACACTGCAATTATTTCAAGAAATAAAGAGATGGTTGGAGTTGATTATGATCACTGTAAAGGGTGTGGAATCTGTGTAGAAGTTTGTCCAACAAATCCGAAATCATTATTAATGTTTAATGAAATAGAAAAAAATGAAGATGCACTTACAAAGTGGCCTGAGAAGAAAAAAAAGGGTGAAGAAGAATGA
- a CDS encoding pyruvate flavodoxin oxidoreductase subunit gamma has translation MLEIRWHSRAGQGAVTGAKGLGSVVAETGKEVQAFAFYGSAKRGASMTAYNRIDDKQIINHEKFMHPNYVFILDPALAFTDDFTAHETEKTQYIITTHLKKDELIEMVPALQGREDRTFILDCLKISQETIGRPIPNTPMLGAFMKISGMFELEYFQNAMKKVLKKLPQKVIDANMIAIQRAYNEVH, from the coding sequence ATGCTAGAAATTAGATGGCACAGCCGTGCTGGTCAAGGTGCAGTAACTGGTGCTAAAGGACTAGGTTCTGTTGTTGCTGAGACAGGTAAAGAAGTACAAGCTTTTGCATTCTACGGATCTGCAAAAAGAGGGGCATCAATGACTGCTTATAACAGAATTGATGATAAACAAATTATCAATCATGAGAAGTTTATGCACCCAAACTATGTCTTTATCTTAGACCCAGCTTTAGCATTTACAGACGATTTTACAGCACATGAGACTGAAAAAACGCAATACATTATTACAACTCACTTGAAAAAAGATGAGTTAATAGAGATGGTTCCAGCGTTGCAAGGAAGAGAAGATAGAACATTTATTTTAGACTGTTTAAAAATCTCTCAAGAGACTATTGGAAGACCAATTCCTAATACTCCAATGTTAGGTGCATTTATGAAAATAAGTGGAATGTTTGAACTTGAGTATTTTCAAAATGCGATGAAAAAAGTACTTAAAAAGCTGCCTCAAAAAGTAATCGATGCAAATATGATTGCTATACAAAGAGCTTATAACGAAGTACATTAG
- the nifJ gene encoding pyruvate:ferredoxin (flavodoxin) oxidoreductase codes for MSKRFATMDGNEAAAYVSYAFTEVAGVYPITPSSQMGDNTEKWATQGKKNLFGSTVKVIEMQSEAGAAGTFHGSLQAGALTTTYTASQGLLLKIPNMYKVAGQLLPGVIHVSARALAAHALSIFGDHQDVMSARTTGFAMLATGSVQEVMDIGGVAHLAAIKGRVPFLHFFDGFRTSHEINKIEVMSYDVFDRLLDYEAVQKFRDTSLNPESPITRGTAQNDDIYFQGREASNKFYDAVPDIVNEYMQEISKVTGRDYAPFTFYGDPEATDVIIAMGSVNETIRETVDYLRKTEGRKVGLLTVHLYRPFSTKYFLNALPKSVERICVIDRTKEPGSLGEPLYLDVKAVFYGEKKQPKVIGGRYGLSSKDVPPNQIIALFDNLASANPKDHFTVGINDDVTFTSIEVKENVSVVEDVNECLFYGLGADGTVGANKNSVKIIGDKTDLYAQAYFAYDSKKSGGYTRSHLRFSKNPIRSTYLVSNPGFVACSKEVYLEQYEVIDKIKEGGTFLLNSIHSVDEIVQTIPDRVKKILADKKVKFYIINATKLARDIGLGNRTNTIMQAAFFKLADIIPYEEAKTYMKQYAEKAYGNKGEEIVRMNYLAIDSGEEGLVEVPVDPSWSKLEGGKLVVQSKYKGSEYVETFAKVVNAAKGDELPVSAVVNLGMEGGTFENGSTKYEKRTIATMVPQWNEDTCIQCNQCAFECPHAVIRPFLMDEEEFENAPEGVKTHSLDSKAKGTKDQGLKYKIQVSIMDCTGCNVCVDICPTKEKSLKMVPYEVEAGNNEQENADYLFNDVAYKDYLVKKDTVQGSQFAQPLFEFHSACPGCGETPYITLATQLFGDRMMISNATGCTSIYSASAPSTPFTKNAKGEGPAWANSLFEDAAEFGYGMHAANETIRNRIARIMNETMEDVTNPLKVLYKEWLENRSNGVKTQEIRDKLVPQLEQNQNLPGVKDLLSLKKYIVRKSQWMIGGDGWAYDIGYGGLDHVLSTGENVNMLVVDTEVYSNTGGQSSKSARTGSIADFTNDGKPNKKKDLGYISMTYGNIFVAQINSRANQKHAVQAMKEAEEYDGPSLIIAYSPCIAHGIQGGLMKSVEHGELATDCGYWPIYTFDPRKIDQGENPIKISGKKPDWERYEEFLMKENRYRSLKKLNPEHADFLLEQNKKDAQYRYRQLSRMAAADYSDEIQG; via the coding sequence ATGTCAAAACGATTTGCTACAATGGATGGTAACGAAGCAGCAGCATATGTTTCATATGCTTTTACTGAAGTTGCTGGTGTTTATCCGATTACACCTTCATCTCAGATGGGAGATAACACTGAAAAGTGGGCTACACAAGGTAAAAAAAATCTATTCGGTTCAACAGTAAAAGTTATTGAAATGCAAAGTGAAGCAGGGGCAGCTGGAACTTTTCACGGTTCACTTCAAGCAGGTGCACTTACTACAACATATACTGCATCTCAAGGTTTACTACTTAAAATTCCTAATATGTATAAAGTTGCTGGACAATTATTACCAGGAGTTATACATGTAAGTGCTAGAGCATTAGCAGCGCATGCATTATCAATCTTTGGAGACCACCAAGATGTTATGAGTGCTAGAACAACAGGTTTTGCAATGCTTGCAACTGGTTCTGTTCAAGAAGTAATGGATATTGGAGGAGTTGCACACCTTGCTGCAATTAAAGGAAGAGTTCCATTTTTACACTTCTTTGATGGATTTAGAACTTCACATGAAATCAATAAAATTGAAGTTATGTCATATGATGTGTTTGACAGACTTTTAGACTATGAGGCAGTTCAAAAGTTTAGAGACACTTCACTTAATCCTGAATCTCCAATAACAAGAGGAACAGCACAAAATGATGATATCTACTTCCAAGGGAGAGAAGCATCAAATAAATTTTATGATGCAGTACCTGATATTGTAAATGAATATATGCAAGAGATTTCAAAAGTTACTGGAAGAGATTATGCACCATTTACTTTCTATGGTGATCCTGAAGCAACAGACGTTATTATTGCAATGGGTTCAGTAAATGAAACAATTAGAGAAACAGTTGATTATTTAAGAAAAACAGAGGGAAGAAAAGTTGGACTTCTTACAGTTCATCTATATAGACCTTTTAGTACAAAATATTTTTTAAACGCTCTACCAAAATCTGTTGAAAGAATTTGTGTTATTGATAGAACAAAAGAGCCAGGAAGTTTAGGGGAACCTCTATATTTAGATGTAAAAGCAGTATTTTATGGTGAGAAAAAACAACCAAAAGTTATTGGAGGAAGATATGGATTATCTTCTAAAGATGTGCCACCAAATCAAATTATTGCTCTATTTGACAACCTTGCAAGTGCAAACCCTAAAGATCACTTTACAGTTGGTATTAATGATGATGTTACTTTCACTTCAATTGAAGTTAAAGAAAATGTATCAGTTGTGGAAGATGTAAATGAGTGTCTATTCTATGGTCTTGGAGCTGATGGTACTGTTGGAGCAAATAAAAACTCAGTTAAAATTATTGGAGATAAAACAGATCTTTATGCACAAGCATATTTTGCATATGACTCTAAAAAAAGTGGTGGATATACAAGATCTCACCTAAGATTTAGCAAAAATCCTATTAGGTCAACTTATCTTGTATCAAATCCAGGATTTGTTGCCTGTTCAAAAGAGGTTTATCTAGAACAATATGAAGTAATTGATAAAATCAAAGAGGGTGGAACTTTTTTACTTAACTCAATTCATTCAGTAGACGAAATAGTACAAACAATTCCTGACAGAGTTAAAAAAATACTTGCAGATAAAAAAGTTAAATTCTATATCATCAATGCTACAAAACTAGCTAGAGATATTGGTCTTGGAAATAGAACAAACACTATTATGCAAGCTGCATTTTTCAAACTAGCCGATATTATACCTTATGAAGAGGCTAAAACATACATGAAACAGTATGCTGAAAAAGCTTATGGCAATAAAGGGGAAGAGATAGTAAGAATGAACTATCTTGCAATTGATTCAGGAGAAGAGGGTCTTGTTGAAGTTCCAGTTGATCCATCTTGGTCAAAATTAGAGGGTGGAAAACTTGTAGTTCAATCTAAATACAAAGGAAGCGAATATGTTGAAACTTTTGCAAAAGTTGTAAATGCTGCAAAAGGTGATGAACTTCCTGTATCTGCTGTTGTTAATCTTGGAATGGAAGGGGGAACATTTGAAAATGGTTCTACAAAATATGAAAAAAGAACAATTGCAACTATGGTTCCTCAATGGAATGAAGATACCTGTATTCAATGTAATCAATGTGCATTTGAGTGCCCACATGCGGTTATTAGACCATTTTTAATGGATGAAGAGGAGTTTGAAAATGCTCCTGAAGGAGTAAAAACTCACTCTCTTGATTCAAAAGCTAAAGGAACTAAAGATCAAGGTCTTAAATATAAAATTCAAGTATCAATTATGGATTGTACAGGTTGTAATGTTTGTGTTGATATCTGTCCAACAAAAGAGAAATCTCTTAAAATGGTTCCTTATGAAGTTGAAGCAGGAAACAATGAACAAGAAAATGCTGACTACTTATTTAATGATGTAGCATATAAAGACTACTTAGTTAAAAAAGATACAGTTCAAGGTTCACAGTTTGCACAACCTCTATTTGAATTCCATAGTGCATGTCCAGGATGTGGTGAGACTCCATATATCACATTGGCAACACAACTATTTGGTGATAGAATGATGATCTCAAATGCTACAGGATGTACTTCTATTTACTCTGCATCAGCTCCATCAACTCCATTTACTAAAAATGCAAAAGGGGAAGGTCCAGCTTGGGCGAACTCACTATTTGAAGATGCGGCAGAGTTTGGATACGGAATGCATGCAGCAAATGAGACTATTAGAAATAGAATTGCAAGAATTATGAATGAAACTATGGAAGATGTAACTAATCCTCTAAAAGTTTTATATAAAGAGTGGTTGGAAAATAGAAGCAATGGTGTAAAAACTCAAGAGATTAGAGATAAACTTGTACCACAATTAGAACAAAATCAAAACCTTCCAGGAGTAAAAGATTTACTAAGTCTTAAAAAATATATAGTAAGAAAATCTCAATGGATGATTGGTGGAGATGGTTGGGCTTATGATATTGGTTATGGTGGACTTGACCATGTATTATCAACAGGAGAAAATGTAAATATGCTTGTTGTTGATACAGAGGTTTACTCAAATACTGGAGGTCAATCTTCAAAATCAGCTAGAACTGGTTCTATTGCTGACTTTACAAATGATGGGAAACCAAATAAGAAAAAAGACTTAGGTTATATCTCAATGACTTATGGAAACATTTTTGTTGCACAAATTAACTCAAGAGCAAACCAAAAACATGCAGTTCAAGCTATGAAAGAGGCTGAAGAGTATGATGGACCATCATTAATCATCGCTTACTCTCCTTGTATTGCTCACGGTATTCAAGGTGGATTGATGAAATCAGTTGAACATGGTGAACTTGCAACAGATTGTGGATATTGGCCAATTTATACTTTCGATCCAAGAAAGATTGACCAAGGAGAAAATCCTATTAAAATCTCTGGGAAAAAACCTGATTGGGAAAGATATGAAGAGTTTTTAATGAAAGAGAACAGATATAGATCTCTTAAAAAATTAAATCCAGAACATGCAGACTTTTTATTAGAACAAAATAAAAAAGATGCACAATACAGATATAGACAACTATCAAGAATGGCAGCAGCAGATTACTCTGACGAAATTCAAGGCTAA
- a CDS encoding HAD family hydrolase: MQKIILFDLDGTLIDSTDAIISTFHHSFKELNYDFKGTDEDIKTLIGYPLDIMYLELGIEKEVVWDFVHAYKERYRVISKQQTELLKFAKEAIELANTFARLSVVTTKTGLYSKELLEHLELMKYFEFVTGRENVEHPKPHPEPIHKTLDLMKIEGTCDIWMVGDTELDLIAANSAGINSVGVLCGYGKEETLKEHTSYIVSNPLEAVELIKTISQS; encoded by the coding sequence TTGCAAAAAATCATTCTATTTGACTTAGATGGAACACTAATTGACTCAACTGATGCAATCATCTCAACATTTCACCACTCTTTTAAAGAACTAAACTATGACTTCAAAGGTACTGACGAAGATATCAAAACACTAATTGGTTATCCTCTTGATATTATGTATCTAGAATTAGGTATTGAAAAAGAGGTTGTTTGGGATTTTGTACATGCCTATAAAGAGAGATATAGAGTTATATCTAAACAACAAACAGAACTTCTAAAATTTGCAAAAGAGGCAATTGAGTTGGCTAATACCTTTGCAAGACTTTCAGTGGTTACCACAAAAACTGGGCTTTATAGCAAAGAGCTTTTAGAACATCTTGAACTTATGAAATATTTCGAATTTGTAACAGGAAGAGAGAATGTTGAACACCCTAAACCTCATCCTGAACCAATACATAAAACTCTGGATCTAATGAAAATAGAAGGAACTTGTGATATTTGGATGGTTGGAGATACAGAACTTGATTTAATTGCTGCAAATAGCGCTGGTATTAACTCAGTTGGAGTTTTGTGTGGTTATGGGAAAGAAGAGACTTTAAAAGAGCACACATCATACATAGTAAGCAACCCCTTAGAGGCTGTTGAACTAATAAAAACTATCTCACAAAGCTAA
- a CDS encoding peptide-binding protein codes for MKRVIIFFTIKSFLLINLLASTLNLSISSSPSRLNPIIAADSTSSEITQWLFNGLLKYDKDGNIVTDLAKSYYFLNDKKLIIELKKGIKWHDGVELTADDVIFTYEKIMDKNIFTPRKTNYKEVESVKKLDNYTIEVNYKRAYFKALIIWMIEIIPKHILEKQKDLMTSEFNRKPIGTGPYKLAEFKTGSDIELIANENYFEGKPKIEKIHYKFLPDSNTSFLMLKQKLLDIGGLTPLQIDRQIDDKFKDKFKIIERPSFSYDYLGFNLKNKKFQNPKIREALSLAIDRQEMVDILFFGHGKVCTGPFLPGSFAFNKEIKPIKQNLQKAKELLKEAGYDEKHPFSFEIATNAGNETRVNVAQIIQYQLSKIGVKVTIKIMEWQAFLNTIITPKNFETIVMGWSLALMPDAYPLWHSKSDFLGGFNLVGYHNKKVDELIEKGSEIVDINKLSKIYKELFSLITHDNPYLFLYIPNSISVVNKDIKNIEPSFIGIMHNQIEWIKP; via the coding sequence ATGAAAAGAGTTATTATATTTTTTACAATTAAATCATTTTTATTAATTAATTTACTCGCAAGTACCTTAAATCTCTCTATCTCCTCAAGTCCAAGTAGACTAAATCCAATTATTGCAGCAGATAGCACAAGCTCAGAGATAACACAATGGCTTTTTAACGGTCTTTTAAAATATGATAAAGATGGAAATATAGTAACTGACTTGGCAAAATCTTACTATTTTTTGAATGATAAAAAATTGATTATTGAATTAAAAAAAGGTATTAAGTGGCATGATGGAGTTGAACTAACAGCTGATGATGTTATTTTTACCTATGAAAAGATTATGGATAAAAATATCTTCACTCCTAGAAAAACAAACTATAAAGAGGTTGAATCTGTAAAAAAACTAGATAACTATACAATAGAAGTTAACTATAAAAGAGCCTATTTTAAAGCTCTTATAATCTGGATGATTGAGATTATTCCTAAACATATTTTAGAAAAACAAAAAGATTTAATGACTTCTGAGTTTAACAGAAAACCAATAGGTACAGGTCCTTATAAATTAGCAGAATTTAAAACTGGTTCTGATATTGAGCTTATTGCAAATGAGAACTATTTTGAAGGAAAACCTAAAATTGAAAAAATTCATTATAAGTTTTTACCTGATTCTAACACCTCTTTTTTGATGTTAAAGCAAAAACTTCTTGATATAGGAGGTTTAACTCCTCTTCAAATTGATAGACAAATTGATGATAAATTTAAGGACAAATTTAAAATAATAGAGAGACCAAGTTTCTCCTATGACTATTTAGGTTTTAACTTAAAAAATAAAAAATTCCAAAACCCAAAAATAAGAGAAGCTCTCTCTTTGGCTATAGATAGACAAGAGATGGTAGATATTCTTTTCTTTGGACATGGAAAAGTTTGTACAGGTCCTTTTTTGCCAGGAAGTTTTGCCTTTAATAAAGAGATTAAACCTATAAAACAAAATTTGCAAAAAGCAAAAGAGCTTTTAAAAGAAGCTGGATATGACGAAAAACACCCTTTCTCTTTTGAAATAGCAACAAATGCAGGGAATGAAACAAGGGTTAATGTAGCTCAAATTATTCAATATCAACTATCAAAAATTGGAGTAAAAGTTACCATTAAAATTATGGAATGGCAAGCTTTTTTAAATACGATTATCACTCCAAAAAATTTTGAAACCATAGTTATGGGATGGAGTTTGGCTCTAATGCCAGATGCTTATCCTTTATGGCACAGTAAATCAGATTTTCTGGGTGGATTTAATTTAGTTGGATATCACAATAAAAAAGTTGATGAATTAATAGAGAAAGGTTCAGAGATAGTTGATATAAATAAATTATCTAAAATTTATAAAGAACTTTTTTCTCTTATTACCCATGATAATCCTTATCTCTTTTTGTATATTCCAAACTCTATTTCAGTTGTAAACAAAGACATAAAAAATATTGAACCATCTTTTATTGGTATTATGCATAATCAAATTGAGTGGATTAAACCTTAA
- the rpsI gene encoding 30S ribosomal protein S9 produces MAKVYATGRRKTSIAKVWLENGNGQLTINGQTLDAWLGGHEAIKKRVMQPLEVSKQDSSVNIVVKTLGGGYSAQADAVRHGISRALVAFDEQFRAILKPYGLLTRDARSVERKKYGKKKARKSTQFSKR; encoded by the coding sequence ATGGCAAAAGTATATGCAACTGGAAGAAGAAAAACTTCTATAGCTAAAGTATGGTTAGAAAACGGAAACGGTCAACTTACAATCAATGGTCAAACTTTAGACGCATGGCTAGGTGGACATGAAGCAATTAAAAAAAGAGTAATGCAACCATTAGAAGTATCTAAACAAGACTCTTCTGTAAATATTGTTGTAAAAACACTTGGTGGTGGATATTCAGCTCAAGCAGATGCAGTAAGACATGGTATCTCTAGAGCTTTAGTAGCTTTCGATGAGCAATTCAGAGCAATTTTAAAACCTTACGGATTATTAACAAGAGATGCAAGATCTGTTGAAAGAAAAAAATACGGAAAGAAAAAAGCGAGAAAATCAACTCAGTTTTCAAAAAGATAA